Proteins encoded by one window of Brevibacterium atlanticum:
- the deoC gene encoding deoxyribose-phosphate aldolase: MTSRNDVAAIIDHTLLKPEATPADVDALVAEAKDLGVLAICVSPSMLPITDPGELVVATVVGFPSGQVKPEIKAAEAAQAVADGAAEVDMVINIGQAIAGDFDGLEADIRGVVEASGDALVKVIIESAALSDEQIVEACRRAEAAGAGFVKTSTGFHPAGGASAHAVALMRETVGDRLGVKASGGIRTAEAAEEMIAAGASRLGLSGSKSILNSL; the protein is encoded by the coding sequence ATGACCAGCCGAAACGATGTCGCCGCGATCATCGACCACACCCTGCTCAAGCCCGAAGCCACCCCGGCCGACGTCGACGCGCTCGTGGCCGAGGCGAAGGATCTCGGGGTGCTCGCGATCTGCGTGTCCCCGTCGATGCTGCCGATCACCGATCCGGGCGAGCTCGTCGTCGCCACCGTCGTCGGATTCCCCTCCGGCCAGGTCAAGCCGGAGATCAAGGCCGCCGAGGCTGCGCAGGCGGTCGCGGATGGGGCCGCCGAGGTCGATATGGTCATCAACATCGGCCAGGCCATCGCCGGTGACTTCGACGGGCTCGAGGCCGACATCCGCGGAGTCGTCGAGGCTAGTGGCGACGCCCTGGTCAAGGTCATCATCGAATCGGCTGCGCTCAGCGATGAGCAGATCGTCGAGGCCTGCCGTCGCGCCGAGGCCGCGGGGGCCGGATTCGTCAAGACCTCCACGGGCTTCCACCCGGCAGGCGGCGCCAGCGCGCACGCCGTGGCGCTCATGCGCGAGACCGTGGGCGACCGCCTCGGCGTCAAGGCCTCCGGCGGCATCCGCACCGCAGAGGCGGCCGAGGAGATGATCGCCGCCGGCGCAAGCCGCCTCGGCCTCTCCGGCAGCAAGTCCATCCTCAACTCCCTCTAA
- a CDS encoding thymidine phosphorylase: protein MTVEAFDAVDVIAIKRDGKTLSREQIDWVIDAYIRGVVADEQMAALAMAIFINDMEPREIADWTQAMIASGERMDFSTLSHPTSDKHSTGGVGDKITLPLAPLVAVFDVAVPQLSGRGLGHTGGTLDKLESIPGWQAGLSNEAILTQLEDIGAVICAAGSGLAPADRKLYALRDTTSTVDCIPLIASSIMSKKIAEGTGGLVLDVKVGSGAFMKDLAKAQKLARTMVDLGTAAGVKTSALLTDMSTPLGLTVGNALEVRESVEVLAGGGPRDVVDLTVALAEEMLRLAGKTGVDVRAALSDGRAMDKWNAMIRAQDGDPEAALPVAEHTEVVTASESGVLTRLDALSVGVASWRLGAGRARKEDPVQAVAGIELHAKPGDTVTAGQPLMTLHTETPERFARAIDALDSAVEIGGDAASVPESIVFEKIS from the coding sequence GTGACAGTAGAGGCATTCGACGCAGTCGACGTCATCGCGATCAAACGCGACGGGAAGACGCTGAGCAGAGAGCAGATCGACTGGGTCATCGACGCCTACATCCGTGGGGTCGTCGCCGACGAGCAGATGGCGGCGCTGGCCATGGCGATCTTCATCAACGACATGGAACCGCGCGAGATCGCCGACTGGACGCAGGCGATGATCGCGTCCGGTGAGCGGATGGACTTCTCGACGCTGTCGCATCCGACGTCGGACAAGCATTCGACCGGGGGAGTCGGGGACAAGATCACCCTGCCGCTGGCCCCGCTCGTCGCGGTCTTCGACGTCGCCGTGCCGCAGCTCTCCGGCCGCGGCCTCGGCCACACGGGCGGGACTCTGGACAAGCTCGAGTCCATTCCCGGCTGGCAGGCGGGGCTGAGCAACGAGGCGATCCTGACCCAACTCGAGGACATCGGCGCTGTCATCTGCGCGGCCGGATCCGGGCTGGCCCCGGCGGACAGGAAGCTCTATGCTCTGCGCGACACCACCTCGACCGTCGACTGCATTCCGCTCATCGCCTCGTCGATCATGTCGAAGAAGATCGCCGAGGGCACCGGTGGTCTCGTCCTCGACGTCAAGGTCGGCTCGGGTGCGTTCATGAAGGACCTCGCGAAGGCACAGAAGCTGGCGCGGACCATGGTCGACCTCGGCACGGCCGCCGGGGTGAAGACCTCGGCCCTGCTCACCGACATGTCCACGCCACTGGGTCTGACGGTCGGCAATGCCCTCGAGGTCCGCGAATCCGTCGAGGTCCTCGCCGGTGGCGGACCGCGTGATGTCGTCGACCTGACGGTGGCCCTGGCCGAAGAGATGCTGCGCCTGGCCGGGAAGACCGGCGTCGACGTGCGCGCCGCCCTGTCCGACGGTCGGGCCATGGACAAGTGGAACGCGATGATCCGGGCCCAGGACGGCGATCCGGAGGCCGCCCTGCCCGTGGCCGAGCACACCGAGGTCGTCACCGCCTCCGAGTCCGGGGTGCTGACGAGGCTCGACGCTCTGTCGGTGGGAGTCGCCTCGTGGCGGCTCGGAGCCGGCCGCGCCCGCAAGGAGGACCCGGTGCAGGCCGTGGCCGGCATCGAACTCCACGCAAAGCCCGGTGACACCGTCACCGCGGGACAGCCGCTGATGACCCTGCACACGGAGACTCCCGAGCGTTTCGCCCGGGCGATCGACGCGCTCGACTCCGCGGTCGAGATCGGCGGGGACGCCGCCTCGGTGCCGGAGTCGATCGTGTTCGAGAAGATCAGCTGA
- a CDS encoding cytidine deaminase, translated as MTVPDTDASEHVWSDEPTPVRPDDLSEGTWTLLREEAKRAMAKAYVPYSSYSVGAAALVCDGRIVSGCNIENASFGVTLCAECSLVSDLFMSGGGRLVAFDCVDRDGNTLVPCGRCRQLLFEHGGDDLVLNMPSGRAPMSVVLPEAFGPDHLGASEPDHTAKH; from the coding sequence ATGACTGTCCCCGACACCGACGCATCCGAGCACGTCTGGAGCGACGAACCCACCCCGGTCCGACCCGATGACCTCAGCGAGGGCACGTGGACGCTGCTGCGGGAGGAGGCGAAGCGGGCGATGGCGAAGGCCTATGTGCCGTACTCGTCGTATTCCGTGGGCGCCGCCGCGCTCGTCTGCGACGGACGCATCGTCAGCGGCTGCAACATCGAGAACGCCTCCTTCGGCGTGACCCTGTGCGCCGAATGCTCGCTCGTGTCCGATCTGTTCATGTCCGGCGGCGGCCGGCTCGTCGCCTTCGACTGCGTGGACCGTGACGGCAACACCCTTGTGCCGTGCGGTCGCTGTCGGCAGCTGCTGTTCGAACACGGCGGTGATGACCTCGTGCTCAACATGCCCAGCGGACGCGCCCCCATGTCCGTGGTGCTGCCCGAAGCTTTCGGACCCGACCACCTGGGCGCCTCCGAGCCCGACCACACGGCGAAGCACTGA
- a CDS encoding ABC transporter permease: MTAQTVENTPSTQVRALAPIAWKFPIVYSILALVSFVFFGLIGRDGETTFRVATGGDFFAIPDLVVSSTTAGLTLGILLIVMAAASIYLSVKRISIGSWFPMLFGVLFVISFLAWAGGGSGGVIPLTTLLAGALALSVPLIFGAMCGLVGERSGIINIAIEGQLLAGAFLAAVVASVVKNPYAGLLAAPIAGALVAVILTFFAVKYWVNQIIIGVVLNVLVVGVTSFLYSTVLTEDPALWNARQKLPNLPIPLLSDIPVLGRVLFDQNILVYIMYVVVIALQIFVFRSKWGLRMRAVGEHPKAADTVGIKVNFTRVRNTLMAGAIAGLGGAFFTVGSGLAFGKEMSAGQGYIALAAMILGKWNPKGALLAALLFGFSKSLGNTLQSIGTPVANELLLMLPYIVTVFAVAGFVGRVRPPAAEGVPYVK, from the coding sequence ATGACTGCTCAGACCGTGGAGAACACCCCTTCGACCCAGGTCAGGGCCCTGGCACCGATCGCTTGGAAGTTCCCGATCGTGTATTCGATCCTCGCGCTCGTGTCCTTCGTCTTCTTCGGCCTCATCGGCCGGGACGGTGAGACGACCTTCCGGGTCGCCACCGGCGGAGACTTCTTCGCCATCCCCGATCTTGTCGTGTCCTCGACCACGGCCGGACTGACCCTGGGCATCCTGCTCATCGTCATGGCCGCAGCCTCGATCTACCTGAGCGTCAAGCGCATCAGCATCGGTTCGTGGTTCCCGATGCTCTTCGGCGTGCTCTTCGTCATCTCGTTCCTCGCCTGGGCCGGCGGCGGCTCCGGCGGCGTGATTCCGCTGACGACTCTGCTCGCCGGTGCCCTGGCACTGTCGGTGCCGCTGATCTTCGGCGCCATGTGCGGTCTCGTCGGCGAACGCTCCGGCATCATCAACATCGCCATCGAAGGCCAGCTGCTCGCCGGTGCGTTCCTCGCCGCCGTCGTCGCCTCGGTGGTGAAGAACCCGTACGCGGGTCTGCTCGCAGCGCCGATCGCCGGTGCGCTGGTCGCAGTGATCCTCACGTTCTTCGCCGTGAAGTACTGGGTCAACCAGATCATCATCGGCGTCGTGCTCAACGTCCTCGTCGTCGGCGTGACCAGCTTCCTCTACTCGACGGTGCTCACCGAAGACCCGGCACTGTGGAACGCGCGACAGAAGCTGCCGAACCTGCCGATTCCGCTGCTCTCGGACATCCCGGTGCTCGGACGGGTGCTGTTCGACCAGAACATCCTCGTCTACATCATGTACGTCGTCGTCATCGCTCTGCAGATCTTCGTGTTCCGCTCGAAGTGGGGTCTGCGGATGCGGGCCGTCGGCGAACACCCGAAGGCCGCGGACACCGTCGGCATCAAGGTCAACTTCACCCGCGTGCGCAACACGCTCATGGCCGGTGCGATCGCCGGACTCGGCGGAGCATTCTTCACCGTCGGCTCCGGACTGGCCTTCGGCAAGGAGATGTCGGCAGGACAGGGCTACATCGCCCTGGCCGCAATGATCCTGGGCAAGTGGAACCCGAAGGGCGCACTGCTGGCGGCACTGCTGTTCGGGTTCTCGAAGAGTCTCGGCAACACGCTGCAGTCGATCGGCACGCCCGTGGCCAACGAGCTGCTGCTCATGCTTCCCTACATCGTCACCGTCTTCGCGGTCGCCGGCTTCGTCGGTCGGGTCCGCCCACCCGCTGCGGAAGGTGTTCCCTACGTGAAATGA
- a CDS encoding ABC transporter permease — MTTDISPAAPSPAPPPEVEAEDGKEQNLLREILSGSWLVSLLAIVLALLLGGVLIAVSNTEVVAAAENFFAAPGDFFATLFSTVGEAYSALFRGSVFDWEARTTERAIRPLTESMVSGTPLILTGLGIALAFRCGLFNIGGQGQVILGATIAGFLGYALPLPPVVHMLVAALGGIIGGAIWAGIAGVLKARTGANEVIVTIMLNSIAGYALGYLLKQNWFTHTTSANPQSRVVDDSAQMFLLLPAPFRLHFGFVLAILAAIFVWWLLERSTIGFEFKAVGANPHAARTAGISVSKVTILVMIVAGALAGLGGAAQVLGTEYKLTGGISGSIGFDAITVALLGRSKPLGTFLAGLLFGAFKAGGYLMQSQTGTPIDIVLVVQSVIVLLIAAPPLVRSIFRLPTPVLKRKED, encoded by the coding sequence ATGACGACTGATATCTCACCGGCGGCACCATCACCGGCTCCACCGCCGGAGGTCGAGGCCGAGGACGGCAAGGAGCAGAACCTGCTGCGGGAGATCCTGTCCGGATCCTGGCTCGTCTCGCTGCTGGCGATCGTGCTCGCACTGCTGCTCGGCGGCGTCCTCATCGCCGTGTCGAACACCGAGGTCGTGGCGGCCGCAGAGAACTTCTTCGCCGCGCCCGGCGACTTCTTCGCCACCCTCTTCTCCACCGTGGGCGAAGCCTATTCGGCGCTGTTCCGCGGTTCCGTCTTCGACTGGGAGGCGCGCACGACCGAACGCGCCATCCGCCCGCTGACCGAATCGATGGTCTCGGGCACCCCGCTCATCCTCACCGGCCTCGGCATCGCTCTGGCCTTCCGCTGCGGACTGTTCAACATCGGCGGTCAGGGCCAGGTCATCCTCGGCGCGACCATCGCCGGCTTCCTCGGCTATGCACTGCCGCTTCCCCCGGTCGTCCACATGCTCGTGGCCGCTCTCGGCGGCATCATCGGCGGTGCGATCTGGGCCGGCATCGCCGGTGTCCTCAAGGCGCGCACCGGAGCCAACGAGGTGATCGTGACGATCATGCTCAACTCGATCGCCGGCTACGCCCTGGGGTACCTGCTCAAACAGAACTGGTTCACCCACACCACCTCGGCGAACCCGCAGTCGCGCGTCGTCGACGATTCCGCGCAGATGTTCCTGCTGCTGCCGGCGCCGTTCCGTCTCCATTTCGGATTCGTCCTCGCGATCCTCGCCGCGATCTTCGTGTGGTGGCTGCTCGAGCGCTCGACCATCGGCTTCGAGTTCAAAGCCGTCGGCGCCAACCCGCACGCGGCCCGCACCGCCGGCATCTCCGTGTCGAAGGTGACCATCCTCGTCATGATCGTCGCCGGTGCGCTCGCCGGACTCGGCGGAGCCGCACAGGTGCTCGGCACCGAATACAAGCTCACCGGCGGCATCAGCGGCTCGATCGGATTCGACGCCATCACCGTGGCCCTGCTGGGCCGGTCGAAGCCGCTGGGCACGTTCCTCGCCGGTCTGCTCTTCGGAGCCTTCAAGGCAGGCGGTTACCTCATGCAGTCACAGACGGGAACGCCGATCGACATCGTCCTCGTCGTCCAGTCCGTCATCGTGCTGCTCATCGCGGCCCCACCCCTGGTGAGGTCGATCTTCCGGTTGCCCACGCCGGTGCTCAAGCGGAAGGAGGACTGA
- a CDS encoding ABC transporter ATP-binding protein, with product MKLELRGMTKVFGSFVANDHIDLTIEPGEIHALLGENGAGKSTMMNVLYGLYDADGGEILIDDEPVRFSGPGDAVAAGIGMVHQHFMLVPVFTVAESVALGYEPTKSLGLLDIKEARKRVIEISSRFNFNIDPDALIEDLPVGAQQRVEIIKALSRDAEILILDEPTAVLTPQETDELISIMRQLKEQGTSIVFITHKLREVRAIADSITVIRRGKIVGEASPDSTETELASQMVGRAVSLTTEKDDADPGDATFQVRGLTVVDKAENVVVDDVSFDVRRGEILAVAGVQGNGQTELAETIIGLTEPRLGTITLDGKDLVGQSVKDRLGAGIGFVPEDRSTDGIIAEFAIRENMILDVYDRQPYAKGLNLRPKVITEEARSKVDEFDIRLGSVVDPISTLSGGNQQKVVLSRELGRELRLFIASQPTRGLDVGSIEFVHKRVIAERDAGTPCIIVSTELDEVYGLADRIAVMYSGRIVGIVGPDTSREALGLMMAGVPAEEALAATADSTEDSGATDATEKAQPATTEAPAADEDSATTSAEETE from the coding sequence GTGAAACTCGAGCTTCGCGGGATGACCAAGGTGTTCGGATCGTTCGTGGCCAATGACCACATCGATCTCACCATCGAACCGGGCGAGATCCATGCCCTGTTGGGTGAGAACGGCGCCGGCAAGTCCACCATGATGAACGTCCTCTACGGACTCTACGACGCCGATGGGGGAGAGATCCTCATCGACGACGAGCCGGTGAGGTTCTCCGGCCCCGGAGATGCCGTGGCCGCCGGCATCGGCATGGTCCACCAGCACTTCATGCTCGTGCCCGTGTTCACCGTCGCCGAATCCGTGGCGCTCGGCTACGAGCCGACGAAGAGCCTGGGGCTCCTCGACATCAAAGAGGCACGCAAGCGGGTCATCGAGATCTCCTCGCGCTTCAACTTCAATATCGATCCCGACGCACTCATCGAGGACCTGCCCGTCGGTGCCCAGCAGCGGGTCGAGATCATCAAGGCTCTGTCCCGCGACGCCGAGATCCTCATCCTCGACGAGCCCACTGCCGTGCTCACCCCGCAGGAGACCGACGAGCTGATCTCGATCATGCGCCAGCTCAAGGAGCAGGGCACCTCGATCGTCTTCATCACCCACAAGCTGCGTGAGGTCCGCGCGATCGCCGACTCGATCACCGTCATCCGACGCGGCAAGATCGTCGGCGAGGCCTCCCCGGATTCGACCGAGACCGAACTGGCCAGCCAGATGGTCGGCCGAGCCGTCTCCCTGACCACGGAGAAGGACGACGCCGACCCCGGCGACGCGACCTTCCAGGTCCGCGGGCTCACCGTCGTCGACAAGGCCGAGAACGTCGTCGTCGACGATGTGTCCTTCGACGTCCGCCGTGGCGAGATCCTTGCTGTCGCCGGTGTCCAGGGCAACGGGCAGACCGAGCTCGCGGAGACGATCATCGGGCTGACCGAACCCCGCCTGGGAACGATCACCCTCGACGGGAAGGACCTCGTCGGGCAGTCCGTCAAGGACCGCCTCGGTGCCGGCATCGGATTCGTCCCCGAGGATCGCTCGACCGATGGGATCATCGCCGAATTCGCCATCCGCGAGAACATGATCCTCGACGTCTACGACCGCCAGCCCTACGCCAAGGGCCTCAACCTCAGACCCAAGGTCATCACCGAAGAGGCTAGAAGCAAGGTCGACGAGTTCGACATCCGCCTCGGCAGCGTCGTCGACCCGATCTCGACCCTGTCGGGCGGCAACCAGCAGAAGGTCGTGCTCTCCCGCGAGCTCGGCCGTGAGCTGCGCCTGTTCATCGCCAGCCAACCGACTCGCGGCCTCGATGTCGGGTCGATCGAATTCGTGCACAAGCGCGTCATCGCCGAACGCGATGCCGGCACTCCCTGCATCATCGTCTCGACCGAACTCGACGAGGTCTACGGGTTGGCCGACCGCATCGCCGTGATGTACTCCGGACGCATCGTCGGCATCGTCGGACCCGACACCTCGCGGGAGGCGCTCGGCCTGATGATGGCCGGCGTCCCGGCCGAGGAGGCGCTGGCCGCGACCGCGGACTCGACCGAAGACTCCGGTGCGACCGATGCCACCGAGAAAGCGCAGCCTGCCACCACAGAGGCACCGGCTGCCGACGAAGACTCAGCCACCACCTCGGCGGAGGAGACCGAATGA
- a CDS encoding BMP family lipoprotein, translating to MKKLASAVSMIAASALVLSACGSGGGNSAEDYLACMVSDSGGWDDQSFNQSGKQGMENAKKNLGIDEKDAESQGDADFKPNVDNMVQAGCNLTFGVGFLLEDTIQEAAEANPDLNFALIDSTFSDADGKPVTVDNAKPVVFNTAEAAYLAGYVAAATSKSGKVGTFGGIQIPSVTIFMDGFADGVEKYNKDNKKDVKLLGWNKDKQDGSFSGDFENQGQGQELTKQLISQGADVIMPVAGPVGLGAAAAAKDAGDTKLVWVDSDGYESTEYGDIILTSVVKEIANAVEDTIKEGTEDKFTNEPYIGTLENEGVGLAPYHDFDDEVPEDVKKKVEDLKKQIIDGSLTVESESTPK from the coding sequence GTGAAGAAGCTTGCATCAGCGGTGTCGATGATCGCCGCATCCGCCCTGGTTCTCTCGGCCTGTGGTTCGGGGGGCGGGAACTCCGCCGAAGACTACCTGGCCTGCATGGTCTCCGACTCCGGCGGTTGGGACGATCAGTCGTTCAACCAGTCCGGCAAGCAGGGCATGGAGAACGCGAAGAAGAACCTCGGCATCGATGAGAAGGATGCAGAGTCACAGGGTGATGCGGACTTCAAACCGAACGTCGACAACATGGTTCAGGCCGGCTGCAACCTCACCTTCGGAGTCGGATTCCTCCTCGAGGACACGATCCAGGAAGCCGCTGAAGCGAACCCGGACCTCAACTTCGCGCTCATCGACTCCACGTTCTCCGATGCCGACGGCAAGCCGGTGACCGTTGACAATGCCAAGCCTGTCGTCTTCAACACCGCAGAGGCGGCCTACCTCGCAGGCTATGTCGCCGCGGCGACCTCGAAATCCGGCAAGGTCGGTACGTTCGGCGGCATTCAGATCCCGTCGGTGACGATCTTCATGGACGGCTTCGCCGATGGTGTGGAGAAGTACAACAAGGACAACAAGAAGGACGTCAAGCTGCTCGGCTGGAACAAGGACAAGCAGGACGGCTCGTTCTCCGGTGACTTCGAGAACCAGGGCCAGGGCCAGGAGCTGACCAAGCAGCTCATCTCCCAGGGTGCTGACGTCATCATGCCCGTCGCCGGTCCCGTCGGCCTCGGTGCCGCCGCTGCCGCGAAGGACGCCGGGGACACCAAGCTCGTGTGGGTCGACTCGGACGGCTACGAGTCGACCGAGTACGGCGACATCATCCTCACCTCGGTGGTCAAGGAGATCGCGAACGCGGTCGAGGACACCATCAAGGAGGGCACCGAGGACAAGTTCACCAACGAGCCCTACATCGGCACCCTTGAGAACGAAGGTGTGGGACTGGCCCCGTACCACGACTTCGACGACGAGGTTCCCGAAGACGTGAAGAAGAAGGTCGAGGATCTCAAGAAGCAGATCATCGACGGCTCCCTGACCGTCGAGTCCGAAAGCACGCCGAAATAA
- a CDS encoding ABC-F family ATP-binding cassette domain-containing protein — MAHLLGAEALHLEYPTRVVFDSVTLGVETGDMIGIVGRNGDGKSSLLGMLAGTVEPDSGRVTYRGGLRLGMLGQSDDLDDEASVGYSVVGDAADHEWAADPRARDIIAGLISDLDWEAPVSSLSGGQRRRVALAALLIGDWELLILDEPTNHLDVDGIAWLAAHMRRRWPKNSGALLLVTHDRWFLDEVCTKTWEVHDRIVEPFEGGYAAYVLQRVERDRIAAATEAKRQNLMRKELAWLRRGAPARTSKPKFRIEAANELIADVPEVRNPIELKKMATARLGKDVVDLLDVSKHFGDTTILNDVTWRIGPGERTGILGPNGAGKSTLLGLVAGTLEPDSGRVKRGKTVQIGVLDQQFKDLARIAEDRVREVLSESKTSFTIEGKDYTPAQLLERLGFAKEHLSARVKELSGGQKRRLQLLLLLMAEPNVIILDEPTNDVDSDMLAAMEDLLDSWPGTLIVVSHDRYLLERVTDQQYAILDQGLRHVPGGVEEYLRLRAEAARSGGSATNGAGSASGRNGASAGADGNGSGGTASANGGSDAGSKLTGAEARATKKELASIERRMDKLNAQIAKKHEEMAAHDQTDFEGLGALTSAIRESQDELDELEMRWLEATEALEA; from the coding sequence ATGGCACATCTCCTCGGGGCCGAAGCCCTGCACCTCGAATACCCCACTCGCGTCGTCTTCGACTCCGTGACCCTCGGCGTCGAGACCGGCGACATGATCGGCATCGTCGGCCGCAACGGCGACGGCAAGTCGAGCCTGCTCGGTATGCTCGCCGGCACCGTCGAACCCGATTCCGGTCGCGTCACCTACCGCGGCGGGCTGCGCCTGGGCATGCTCGGCCAGAGCGATGACCTCGACGATGAGGCGAGCGTCGGCTACTCGGTCGTCGGGGACGCCGCCGATCACGAATGGGCCGCCGACCCGCGTGCGCGCGACATCATCGCCGGTCTCATATCCGACCTCGATTGGGAGGCACCGGTCTCCAGCCTCTCCGGCGGTCAGCGTCGCCGCGTGGCCCTGGCGGCCCTTCTCATCGGCGACTGGGAGCTGCTCATCCTCGACGAGCCGACGAACCACCTCGACGTCGACGGCATCGCCTGGCTGGCCGCGCACATGCGGCGGCGGTGGCCGAAGAACTCCGGTGCCCTTCTGTTGGTCACCCACGATCGCTGGTTCCTCGACGAGGTGTGTACGAAGACCTGGGAGGTCCACGACCGCATCGTCGAACCCTTCGAGGGCGGGTACGCCGCGTACGTCCTCCAGCGCGTCGAACGCGACCGGATCGCCGCGGCCACGGAGGCCAAGCGTCAGAACCTCATGCGCAAGGAGCTCGCCTGGCTGCGTCGTGGCGCTCCGGCACGGACGTCGAAGCCGAAGTTCCGCATCGAGGCCGCGAACGAGCTCATCGCCGATGTCCCCGAGGTGCGCAATCCCATCGAGCTGAAGAAGATGGCCACCGCCCGCCTGGGCAAGGACGTCGTGGACCTGCTCGATGTGTCCAAGCACTTCGGGGACACCACGATCCTCAACGACGTCACATGGCGCATCGGCCCGGGTGAGCGCACGGGCATCCTCGGTCCCAACGGTGCAGGAAAATCGACCCTGCTCGGACTCGTCGCCGGCACTCTCGAGCCCGATTCTGGACGGGTCAAGCGCGGCAAAACCGTGCAGATCGGCGTCCTCGACCAGCAGTTCAAGGACCTGGCTCGCATCGCAGAGGACCGGGTGCGCGAGGTCCTCTCCGAATCGAAGACCTCGTTCACGATCGAGGGCAAGGACTACACTCCGGCCCAGCTGCTCGAGCGGCTCGGCTTCGCCAAGGAACACCTGTCCGCTCGGGTCAAGGAGCTCTCCGGTGGGCAGAAGCGTCGCCTCCAGCTGCTCCTGCTGCTCATGGCCGAACCGAACGTCATCATCCTCGACGAGCCGACGAACGACGTGGATTCGGACATGCTCGCGGCGATGGAGGACCTCCTCGATTCGTGGCCGGGCACTCTCATCGTCGTCTCTCACGACCGCTACCTGCTCGAGCGCGTCACCGATCAGCAGTACGCGATCCTCGACCAGGGCCTGCGTCATGTGCCCGGCGGGGTCGAGGAGTACCTGCGCCTGCGCGCCGAGGCGGCCCGTTCCGGTGGTTCTGCCACGAATGGCGCGGGTTCGGCCTCGGGACGGAACGGGGCCTCCGCGGGAGCCGACGGGAACGGCTCCGGTGGGACCGCCTCGGCGAACGGCGGATCCGATGCCGGATCCAAGCTCACCGGCGCCGAGGCGCGGGCGACGAAGAAGGAGCTCGCCTCGATCGAGCGGCGGATGGACAAGCTGAACGCGCAGATCGCGAAGAAGCACGAGGAGATGGCCGCTCACGACCAGACGGACTTCGAAGGACTCGGCGCGCTCACCTCGGCGATCCGGGAATCCCAGGACGAACTCGACGAACTCGAAATGCGCTGGCTCGAGGCCACCGAGGCGCTGGAGGCCTGA
- a CDS encoding TraR/DksA family transcriptional regulator — protein sequence MTDEERFRELLEAERADAQSLISRLTQGIDEVSAAREGDNSDDEHDPEGATLAFERSQAATLLEHSQDRLDEIAEALTRLDEGRFGICTRCDRPIAQARLEIRPYAAQCVDCAARG from the coding sequence ATGACGGATGAGGAGCGGTTCCGTGAGCTGCTTGAAGCCGAGCGGGCCGATGCCCAGTCGCTGATCAGCCGGCTGACTCAGGGCATCGATGAGGTCTCGGCCGCACGCGAGGGCGACAACAGTGATGACGAGCACGACCCGGAGGGGGCGACGCTGGCCTTCGAACGGTCCCAGGCCGCAACCCTGCTCGAACATTCACAGGATCGACTCGATGAGATCGCCGAGGCGCTGACCAGGCTCGATGAGGGACGTTTCGGGATCTGCACGAGGTGCGACAGACCCATTGCGCAGGCGCGGCTGGAGATCCGTCCCTACGCCGCGCAGTGCGTGGACTGCGCGGCGCGCGGCTGA